The following are encoded together in the Platichthys flesus chromosome 9, fPlaFle2.1, whole genome shotgun sequence genome:
- the LOC133961003 gene encoding protein ANKUB1-like, whose translation MRVLVYFEGFCEPFDIPSDQNVGSMKQMLKETFLVRLSDDKQVRRYLELSYGGAALQDSWALCDVGVTSGSAIRCLIKSERRPVMLVFNAVTGEMLPVTGSEALLRMSVAGLKTMVSVQSGLPVSTFRLSSLTDVQLFDCNQLQDYAIEVGTTLRLDTWDGWSEFLHGCLLGQRLKVQRNLSQERSVMRFQLRVALYIAASLGHLDLAGWLLERGVHSDEPVGVHPYRQWCHQTAHQDAGKSPIHAAAESGQVLILKLFISRNLLSLACRDPVGRDPLKVALQHAHRDCVRYLANKLCSVVSLPKISLPMRIYRQTKRWVSLGQRRVASSPFQYTSLPLKGRVGDMLLVDGYNQPQMFSKSRRAETKPRKRNRVKAVQHLPPISRSLPSKRAPQQLPTTQSVNDFKETQKRWKQDVKHRDDDTWNKTKEGDNRFTRLPPVTRGGPPNSVFVGIPLKSSSVLTASLESFSQHCGRTPRENAIHYLNIARTFTEKPWLKQLSIAQTLVRKQLQAMD comes from the exons ATGAGGGTGCTTGTGTACTTTGAGGGCTTCTGTGAACCTTTTGACATCCCTTCAGATCAGAATGTGGGGAGCATGAAGCAGATGTTGAAG GAAACATTTCTTGTGCGACTCTCCGATGACAAGCAGGTCCGGCGCTACCTGGAGCTGAGCTATGGTGGTGCTGCTCTGCAGGACAGCTGGGCACTGTGTGACGTGGGTGTCACCAGTGGCAGTGCCATCCGATGCCTGATAAAG AGTGAGCGAAGGCCTGTGATGCTGGTGTTCAACGCTGTGACAGGAGAAATGTTACCAGTCACAGGAAGTGAGGCTCTTCTGCGCATGTCCGTCGCAGGATTGAAAACGATGGTGTCCGTGCAGAGCGGCCTCCCCGTCAGCACCTTCAGACTCAGCAGCCTGACAGATGTGCAGCTGTTTGACTGTAACCAGCTGCAGGATTACGCCATTGAAGTGG gCACTACTCTCCGTTTGGACACATGGGATGGGTGGTCGGAGTTCCTCCACGGTTGCCTCCTGGGACAAAGATTGAAAGTGCAGAGAAACCTATCACAGGAGAGGAGTGTGATGAG GTTTCAGCTGCGGGTGGCGCTGTACATCGCTGCCTCTTTAGGCCACCTGGACCTGGCGGGCTGGCTGCTGGAGAGGGGGGTGCATTCTGACGAACCAGTGGGAGTCCATCCGTACCGCCAATGGTGCCACCAAACCGCCCACCAAGATGCTGGAAAGAGTCCCATCCATGCAGCTGCAGAAAGCGGTCAGGTCCTCATCCTCAAACTCTTCATCTCAAGAAACCTTTTGAGCTTGGCTTGTCGGGACCCCGTTGGTCGTGACCCTTTGAAAGTCGCCCTTCAGCATGCCCACAGGGATTGTGTGCGCTACCTAGCCAACAAGCTGTGCTCTGTAGTATCCCTGCCTAAAATATCACTACCCATGCGGATATACCGTCAAACAAAACGCTGGGTGAGCTTGGGGCAGAGAAGAGTGGCCTCCAGTCCATTCCAGTACACCAGCCTTCCATTGAAAGGCAGGGTGGGTGACATGTTGCTGGTAGATGGCTACAACCAGCCGCAGATGTTTTCCAAATCCAGGAGAGCTGAAACCAAACCaaggaaaagaaacagagtTAAAGCCGTGCAACACTTACCACCCATTAGCAGGTCTCTCCCATCCAAAAGGGCACCACAACAGCTACCCACCACACAGTCTGTGAACGACTTTAAAGAGACGCAGAAGAGGTGGAAGCAAGATGTAAAACACAGAGATGATGACACCTGGAATAAAACAAAGGAGGGAGACAACCGGTTCACACGTCTCCCGCCAGTTACCAGAGGAGGCCCCCCCAACTCAGTGTTTGTTGGGATACCATTAAAATCATCCAGTGTTCTGACTGCATCACTGGAGTCCTTCTCTCAGCACTGTGGACGGACACCAAGGGAAAATGCCATACACTACCTGAATATAGCCAG AACATTCACAGAAAAACCTTGGTTGAAGCAGCTGAGCATAGCACAGACTTTGGTCAGGAAGCAACTCCAGGCCATGGATTGA